In a single window of the Esox lucius isolate fEsoLuc1 chromosome 22, fEsoLuc1.pri, whole genome shotgun sequence genome:
- the LOC117593738 gene encoding gamma-crystallin S-1-like yields the protein MDRMQGKIFFYEDRNFQGRHYECSSDCPELSSHFSRCNSIRVESGHWVIYERPNYLGSQYILGRGEYPDFQRWMGYNDTIRSCRLIRHTSGMHRIRVYERPDYSGQMMEFSEDVSSLPERFRHHEVHSANVVDGAWVFYEHPNYRGRQYLLERGEYRRYPEWGAMQAIVGSLRRVQDF from the exons ATGGACCGCATGCAGGGGAAG ATCTTCTTTTATGAGGACAGGAACTTCCAGGGGCGCCACTATGAGTGCAGTAGCGACTGCCCCGAACTGAGCTCCCACTTCAGCCGCTGCAACTCCATCCGCGTGGAGAGCGGGCACTGGGTGATCTACGAAAGGCCCAACTACCTGGGGTCCCAGTACATCCTGGGCAGGGGAGAGTATCCGGACTTCCAGCGTTGGATGGGCTACAACGACACCATCCGCTCCTGCCGTCTCATCAGACAC ACCTCGGGAATGCACAGGATCCGTGTGTACGAACGCCCTGACTACTCCGGTCAGATGATGGAGTTTAGCGAGGATGTCTCCAGTCTGCCCGAGCGCTTCCGGCACCATGAGGTGCACTCCGCCAACGTTGTGGACGGTGCCTGGGTCTTCTACGAGCACCCCAACTACAGGGGGCGGCAGTATCtgctggagagaggagagtacAGACGCTACCCCGAGTGGGGGGCCATGCAGGCCATTGTGGGCTCCCTCCGCCGTGTCCAGGACTTTTAG